A DNA window from Actinokineospora baliensis contains the following coding sequences:
- a CDS encoding carboxypeptidase regulatory-like domain-containing protein — MRRILPRRAASRLGAIVAAVAVGGVLAAPATAQDLVGAAPARPDISLAVSFDKTEYAPADVIAVTVRVTNNSDAYANVTLTAPVATAATGKFGGAAFTDLNLNNKPDPGEPAPGVRVVVKAADWSTSDRTTDVNGRFDFDDLPAGPYTVTYTPGDLKYDVGGVQPDRLYISGDAYADVVVPAWYYESAAVYPQLTLDKPNYRPGDPVRATLILTNR, encoded by the coding sequence GTGCGCCGCATTCTCCCGCGCCGGGCGGCTTCCCGCCTCGGCGCGATCGTCGCCGCCGTGGCCGTCGGGGGAGTGCTCGCGGCACCCGCTACCGCGCAGGACCTGGTGGGGGCCGCCCCGGCCCGGCCGGACATCTCGCTCGCGGTGTCTTTCGACAAGACCGAATACGCGCCTGCGGACGTCATCGCCGTCACGGTCCGGGTGACCAACAACAGCGACGCGTACGCCAACGTCACCTTGACCGCGCCCGTGGCGACCGCCGCGACCGGCAAGTTCGGCGGCGCCGCGTTCACCGACCTCAACCTCAACAACAAGCCCGACCCGGGCGAGCCTGCCCCGGGTGTCAGGGTCGTCGTGAAGGCCGCCGACTGGTCCACTTCGGACAGGACGACAGATGTCAACGGCCGCTTCGACTTCGACGACCTCCCCGCGGGCCCCTACACCGTCACCTACACGCCTGGTGATCTGAAGTACGACGTCGGCGGTGTGCAGCCCGACCGCCTCTACATCTCCGGCGACGCCTACGCCGACGTCGTCGTGCCCGCCTGGTACTACGAGTCCGCGGCCGTGTACCCGCAGCTCACCTTGGACAAGCCGAACTACCGACCTGGCGACCCCGTCAGGGCGACGCTGATCCTGACCAACAGGTGA